From Streptomyces asiaticus, one genomic window encodes:
- a CDS encoding ferredoxin reductase family protein — protein MRRIQPRRSPAVPLILLSLAGAAAVLSLWWQNTPNVEGTAQWLTHAGRLSGLLGGYVLALVVLQMARVPALERRVGSDRVSRWHALSGRYALCLIVAHVGLIIAGYAEQAGTGLVDQSVTVVMDYPDMIKAVVGTAMLVVIGLISAGMVRRRMPYEVWYYLHLFTYLAVFLTFWHQLATGAEFVGNKTAETAWYALYGTVTALVVWYRLLVPLRLNLRHRMRVEAVVPEAPGVVSVLIKGRKLHRIGAQAGQFFRWRFLAPGMRWGSHPYSLSAPPRPELLRITVKAVGGHSTGLASLEPGTRVWAEGPYGAMTAARRSRGKVLMIAGGAGITPIRALFETLPGKGSDLTLLYRARSVEDLALWNELKQIATERGARLLYAVNGPDGARPEITAERLGHLLPDIEDHDVYLCGPPGLAEHAYGALREAGVPDRRIHHESFEL, from the coding sequence ATGCGCCGCATCCAGCCTCGCCGTTCGCCCGCCGTGCCGTTGATCCTGCTCAGCCTGGCAGGTGCGGCGGCGGTGCTGTCGCTGTGGTGGCAGAACACTCCGAACGTCGAGGGCACCGCACAGTGGCTGACCCACGCCGGGCGGCTCAGCGGGCTGCTCGGCGGCTATGTCCTCGCCCTCGTCGTCCTCCAGATGGCGCGCGTTCCGGCGCTGGAGCGGCGGGTGGGGTCGGACCGGGTCTCGCGGTGGCACGCGTTGAGCGGGCGGTACGCGCTGTGTCTGATCGTGGCGCATGTCGGACTGATCATCGCGGGCTACGCGGAGCAGGCCGGCACCGGCCTCGTCGACCAGTCCGTCACCGTGGTGATGGACTACCCGGACATGATCAAGGCGGTGGTCGGCACCGCGATGCTGGTGGTGATCGGGCTGATCTCGGCGGGGATGGTGCGCCGCCGGATGCCGTACGAGGTCTGGTACTACCTGCATCTGTTCACCTATCTGGCGGTCTTCCTGACGTTCTGGCACCAGCTCGCCACCGGCGCGGAGTTCGTCGGGAACAAGACCGCGGAGACCGCCTGGTACGCGCTGTACGGCACGGTCACCGCGCTGGTGGTCTGGTACCGGCTGCTGGTGCCGCTGCGGCTGAACCTGCGGCACCGGATGCGGGTGGAGGCCGTCGTACCGGAGGCGCCCGGAGTGGTGTCGGTGCTGATCAAGGGGCGCAAGCTGCACCGGATCGGGGCGCAGGCCGGGCAGTTCTTCCGATGGCGGTTCCTGGCCCCGGGGATGCGCTGGGGCTCCCATCCGTACTCGCTCTCCGCGCCGCCCCGGCCGGAGCTGCTGCGGATCACGGTGAAGGCGGTGGGCGGCCACAGCACGGGGCTGGCCTCGCTGGAGCCGGGGACGCGGGTGTGGGCGGAGGGGCCGTACGGCGCGATGACCGCGGCCCGGCGCAGCCGCGGCAAGGTGCTGATGATCGCGGGCGGTGCCGGGATCACCCCGATCCGGGCGCTGTTCGAGACGCTGCCGGGCAAGGGCAGCGACCTCACCCTGCTCTACCGGGCCCGCAGCGTCGAGGACCTGGCCCTGTGGAACGAGCTGAAGCAGATCGCGACCGAGCGCGGGGCCCGGCTGCTGTACGCGGTGAACGGCCCGGACGGCGCCCGGCCGGAGATCACCGCGGAGCGGCTCGGCCATCTGCTCCCCGATATCGAGGACCACGACGTCTATCTGTGCGGCCCACCGGGCCTGGCCGAGCACGCGTACGGGGCGCTGCGTGAGGCGGGGGTTCCGGATCGCCGGATCCACCACGAATCCTTCGAGCTGTGA
- a CDS encoding FMN-binding protein: MKRKHPLRRIIVGTAATVSGVVLLLALKQPGSGGGQAVAENQPGQAPPVAATARPGGAGAGAGAGAGGARTVTGDAVQTQYGPVQVSLTVNGGKITGAQAVKTPDSGPRSEQIAKDSIPKLNQQAVSAAKVDTVSGATYTSEGYAKSLQSALDKAGAK; the protein is encoded by the coding sequence ATGAAGAGGAAGCATCCGCTGCGCCGCATCATCGTGGGAACGGCCGCCACCGTCTCCGGTGTGGTGCTGCTGCTCGCACTGAAGCAGCCCGGTTCCGGGGGCGGCCAGGCCGTCGCCGAGAACCAGCCGGGGCAGGCGCCCCCGGTCGCGGCCACGGCACGGCCGGGCGGGGCGGGCGCGGGGGCCGGGGCGGGTGCGGGCGGCGCCCGTACGGTCACCGGCGACGCCGTGCAGACGCAGTACGGCCCGGTCCAGGTGAGCCTCACCGTCAACGGCGGGAAGATCACCGGCGCGCAGGCGGTCAAGACCCCGGACTCCGGGCCGCGCAGCGAGCAGATCGCCAAGGACTCCATCCCCAAGCTCAACCAGCAGGCGGTGTCCGCGGCGAAGGTGGACACGGTCTCCGGGGCCACCTACACCAGCGAGGGCTACGCCAAGTCGCTCCAGAGCGCGCTCGACAAGGCAGGTGCCAAGTGA
- a CDS encoding FAD:protein FMN transferase has product MGTVFSFDIREVAPADRPRVQAALDGAVVGLHRVDELFSTYRRDSQISRLGRGELTLSRCDPEVRDVLRMCEDAEHRSGGWFTARYAGGRLDPTGLVKGWAVERAARMLVSSGAGSVCVNGGGDVQVHGGPWRVGIADPLRRGELAAIVEAHGELAVATSGPAERGCHILDPHTGRPPAQGLASVTVIATSLADADAVATAACAMGAERARPWLGRLPDAEAFVITADGSTWYTSGFARYSAELCV; this is encoded by the coding sequence ATGGGCACCGTCTTCTCCTTCGACATCCGCGAGGTCGCGCCCGCCGACCGGCCCCGGGTACAGGCCGCGCTGGACGGGGCCGTGGTGGGGCTGCACCGGGTGGACGAGCTGTTCTCCACCTATCGCCGGGACAGCCAGATCAGCCGGCTGGGGCGCGGTGAGCTGACACTGTCGCGCTGCGATCCCGAGGTCCGCGATGTGCTGCGGATGTGCGAGGACGCCGAGCACCGCAGCGGCGGCTGGTTCACCGCCCGCTACGCCGGTGGCCGCCTCGACCCGACCGGCCTGGTCAAGGGCTGGGCGGTGGAGCGCGCCGCCCGGATGCTGGTCTCCTCCGGCGCCGGGTCGGTGTGTGTGAACGGCGGCGGCGACGTCCAGGTGCACGGCGGCCCCTGGCGGGTGGGCATCGCCGATCCGCTGCGCCGGGGCGAGCTGGCCGCGATCGTGGAGGCCCACGGCGAGCTGGCGGTGGCCACCTCGGGCCCGGCCGAGCGGGGCTGCCACATCCTGGACCCCCACACCGGCCGTCCCCCGGCGCAGGGCCTGGCCTCGGTCACGGTGATCGCCACCAGCCTGGCCGACGCGGACGCCGTGGCCACCGCGGCCTGCGCCATGGGCGCCGAACGCGCCCGCCCCTGGCTGGGACGGCTCCCCGACGCCGAGGCGTTCGTCATCACCGCGGACGGCTCCACCTGGTACACCAGCGGCTTCGCCCGCTACTCGGCGGAGCTGTGCGTATAG
- a CDS encoding alpha/beta hydrolase, producing MDYAALKALQPSEFEDAAAGYRATRDLVSGAKDILEQRIAGRMQADLEGEAASAALKQLRELWQNFHYVQVECGLLTTALTALFSEMEAAKKKLEAAVEDARADKMTVNADGSVSYPAGGEKVDGKVPEGGKVTGSAGGDRGGSPLDPVDPSSLADALDRQAAAQHPNPYFGRAIEYANRIAEAVKEATEADELWAPKLRRLKADDDLTVSSKDWIDVEKDTGGVRKAAKSYLDDIKPPPKHGDPIANAAWWRGLSPEEQDAYLSLHPAGVGDLDGLPAEVRDEANRTVLAESRAQVTEERTRLLAQEPQQTKVLYDPETGQAVGKVNTVEWSKWNDRKKQLDNAISGMDIIQRRFEQTGTQDLPKAYLLGFDPFANKDGRVIIANGNPDTADHTAVFVPGTKTVLGNIDDEIDKSDRLWRQSNKLAPGESTSTITWFDYDAPRSAKPGDAGDIDPEARHDSYASKAAPTLRHFMDGAEAAHRSATGDTAHTTLIGHSYGSTVIGDTTKYPSDYRVADDIIAVGSPGMQVDRAADLGLNPKHVWAMAGGGEDRWVREGGRLAGLGDNRIIPTDEAFGANLMASDSPSHGGFWNEENDRPSVSLENQAKVIVGRYDDVKLYREAHW from the coding sequence ATGGACTACGCGGCGTTGAAGGCTCTCCAGCCGTCCGAGTTCGAGGATGCGGCGGCCGGGTACCGCGCCACCAGGGATCTGGTCAGCGGGGCCAAGGACATCCTGGAGCAGCGGATCGCGGGCAGGATGCAGGCCGATCTCGAGGGCGAGGCCGCGAGTGCCGCCCTCAAGCAGTTACGGGAGCTGTGGCAGAACTTCCACTACGTCCAGGTCGAGTGCGGCCTGCTCACCACGGCCCTCACAGCGCTGTTCTCCGAGATGGAGGCCGCCAAGAAGAAGCTCGAGGCCGCCGTCGAGGACGCCCGTGCCGACAAGATGACGGTGAACGCCGACGGCTCGGTCAGCTACCCGGCAGGGGGTGAGAAGGTCGACGGCAAGGTGCCGGAGGGTGGGAAAGTGACCGGCAGCGCCGGGGGTGACCGGGGCGGCAGTCCACTCGACCCGGTCGACCCGTCGTCCCTCGCCGACGCGCTCGACCGGCAGGCGGCGGCACAACACCCGAACCCCTACTTCGGCAGGGCCATCGAGTACGCCAACCGGATAGCCGAAGCGGTCAAAGAAGCCACCGAGGCCGACGAGCTGTGGGCCCCGAAGCTGCGGCGGCTCAAAGCCGATGACGACTTGACCGTCTCGTCCAAGGACTGGATCGACGTCGAGAAAGACACCGGCGGTGTCCGCAAGGCCGCCAAGAGCTATCTGGACGACATCAAGCCCCCTCCCAAACACGGTGATCCGATAGCGAACGCCGCCTGGTGGCGGGGCCTCTCGCCAGAGGAGCAGGACGCGTACCTCTCTTTGCACCCCGCCGGCGTGGGTGATCTGGACGGGCTCCCCGCTGAAGTCCGCGACGAGGCGAACCGTACCGTCCTCGCGGAGTCCCGCGCCCAGGTCACGGAGGAACGCACTCGTCTGCTGGCGCAGGAGCCCCAGCAGACCAAGGTGCTCTACGACCCCGAGACCGGGCAAGCGGTGGGGAAAGTGAATACGGTGGAGTGGAGCAAGTGGAACGACCGGAAGAAGCAGCTGGACAACGCTATATCCGGAATGGACATCATTCAGCGGCGCTTCGAGCAGACGGGGACCCAGGACCTGCCGAAAGCGTATCTACTCGGCTTCGATCCCTTCGCGAACAAGGATGGAAGGGTCATCATCGCCAACGGCAACCCGGATACCGCCGACCACACGGCGGTGTTCGTGCCAGGCACCAAAACGGTTCTGGGGAATATCGACGACGAAATCGACAAGAGTGATCGCCTGTGGCGGCAGAGCAACAAGCTGGCCCCTGGGGAATCCACCTCGACCATCACCTGGTTCGACTACGACGCACCGCGCTCGGCGAAGCCCGGTGACGCCGGAGACATCGACCCCGAGGCACGGCACGACTCCTATGCGAGCAAGGCCGCGCCCACGCTCCGGCATTTCATGGACGGCGCGGAGGCGGCCCATCGGTCGGCCACCGGGGACACCGCGCACACCACCCTCATCGGCCACAGCTATGGCAGTACAGTCATCGGCGACACAACCAAATACCCCAGTGATTATCGCGTCGCCGATGACATCATCGCCGTGGGCAGTCCCGGAATGCAGGTGGACCGTGCCGCGGATCTCGGCCTCAATCCGAAGCACGTATGGGCCATGGCCGGCGGCGGCGAAGACAGATGGGTCAGGGAAGGGGGGCGACTCGCCGGTCTCGGCGATAACAGAATCATTCCCACGGACGAGGCATTCGGCGCGAATCTCATGGCAAGCGACTCCCCCAGTCACGGCGGTTTCTGGAACGAGGAGAACGACAGACCGTCCGTCAGTCTGGAAAATCAAGCCAAGGTCATTGTCGGGAGATACGACGATGTCAAA